A stretch of the Gossypium hirsutum isolate 1008001.06 chromosome D07, Gossypium_hirsutum_v2.1, whole genome shotgun sequence genome encodes the following:
- the LOC107956158 gene encoding uncharacterized protein — MEFDGEDDELGSVLTKSIFDVAITNHEFVISDSLINSVCALNDPKLTHSKPIIPCFEVTDKQIPSLISPPKLELNGFPENLKYIYLGENQTLPLIVSNALTETQESKLIRVLRDHREAFGWTLADIRGLSMTLCTHKIALEPNAAPKRNPQRRLNPPMMEVVKKEILKWLEADVIYPIANSEWVSLIRVVPKKGGTIIVTNAEGVQIPTRVQNGWQVCIDYRRLNKATKNDHYPVLFMDQMLERLAGRSLFCFLDGYSRYLQVPIAPEDQEKTTFTCPFGTYAFKRMPSGLCNTPATFQRGPNYALPFEILCDASDRAVGVALGQRNGRESYIIRYASELLNPAQCNYTTTEKELYAIVFALEKFRAYLFGVKVIVFSNHSALKYLLHNKEAKPRLIRWIFLLQEFDLEIKDKKGKENPVADHLSRIEIGDARSEPSDLFLDERLYSASSALPWCDNIVNYLVIKEFPTNAFIRTHIHYEDSYLFWLTIHKDSYSFCKNCASCQRTGNLSSRNQMPLHNFYFCDIFDVWGIDFMGPFPSYFGYLYILVCLGYLSKWVKAFPTRTDDAKTVVKLLKANILNRYGVPRAIISDKGTHFCNRTLSALLAQYGVTHKVSTAYHPQTNGQAESSNKEIKGILEKIVKPNRKDWSQRLNEALWAVLTAYKTPIGMSPYRVVFGKACHLPVEVEHRSF, encoded by the exons ATGGAATTTGATG GAGAGGATGATGAGTTAGGAAGTGTTCTAACTAAAAGCATTTTTGATGTCGCTATAACTAATCATGAATTTGTTATTTCTGATTCTTTGATTAATTCGGTTTGTGCATTAAATGATCCTAAATTGACACACTCTAAACCGATCATCCCTTGCTTTGAGGTGACCGATAAACAAATCCCCTCATTGATTTCACCACCTAAACTTGAGCTAAACGGGTTTCCcgaaaatttaaagtatatctATTTAGGTGAGAATCAAACTCTACCATTGATAGTGTCGAATGCCTTAACCGAAACCCAAGAATCAAAGCTAATTAGAGTTCTTAGGGACCACAGAGAAGCTTTCGGTTGGACACTAGCTGATATTAGGGGACTTAGTATGACCTTGTGCACTCATAAGATAGCCCTAGAACCAAATGCAGCCCCTAAGAGAAACCCCCAACGCCGATTGAATCCACCAATGATGGAGGtggttaagaaagaaattttaaaatggttagaGGCTGATGTTATTTATCCTATAGCCAATTCAGAATGGGTAAGCCTGATTCGTgttgtccctaagaaaggagGAACAATAATAGTTACCAACGCGGAGGGGGTACAAATTCCTACAAGAGTGCAAAATGGTTGGCAAGTTTGCATAGACTATAGGAGGCTAAATAAAGCCACTAAGAACGATCACTATCCTGTCCTATTCATGGATCAAATGTTAGAAAGGCTAGCTGGGCGTTCACTTTTTTGTTTCTTAGATGGCTATTCAAGGTACTTACAGGTTCCAATCGCACCCGAGGATCAAGAGAAGACAACTTTCACTTGCCCGTTTGGAACATATGCCTTCAAGAGAATGCCTTCCGGATTGTGCAATACGCCAGCCACATTTCAAAGAG GACCAAACTATGCATTACCCTTCGAGATTCTATGCGATGCTAGTGATAGGGCTGTTGGAGTGGCACTAGGACAAAGAAATGGTAGAGAGTCCTATATTATTAGGTATGCTAGTGAGTTATTAAACCCAGCTCAATGCAATTACACCACAACAGAGAAAGAACTCTATGCCATAGTCTTTGCCTTAGAGAAATTTAGAGCATACTTGTTCGGAGTTAAAGTCATTGTATTTTCCAATCATAGTGCTCTTAAATACTTGCTGCATAACAAAGAAGCCAAGCCTAGATTgattaggtggatttttcttttgCAAGAATTCGACCTAGAGATTAAAGACAAGAAGGGTAAAGAAAATCCTGTGGCTGATCATTTGAGTAGGATAGAGATTGGGGATGCGAGGAGTGAGCCTAGTGATCTATTTCTCGATGAGAGACTTTATAGTGCGTCTAGTGCTTTACCGTGGTGTGACAACATAGTGAACTACTTAGTGATCAAAGAATTCCCCACGAATGCATTCATAAGGACTCATATTCATTATGAGGACTCATATTTATTTTGGCTGACCATTCATAAGGACTCATAttcattttgtaaaaattgtgCATCATGTCAAAGAACCGGCAACTTAAGTAGTAGAAATCAAATGCCATTAcataatttctatttttgtgatatatttgatgtatggggcattgattttatGGGGCCATTCCCTTCCTATTTCGGTTATTTATACATTCTTGTGTGTCTCGGTTACTTGTCGAAATGGGTAAAAGCATTTCCAACTAGGACCGATGATGCTAAAACCGTTGTGAAACTCCTTAAGGCCAACATCTTAAATAGGTATGGGGTACCAAGGGCTATAATTAGTGATAAGGGAACCCATTTTTGTAATCGAACCTTGAGTGCCTTACTTGCACAATATGGTGTTACCCATAAGGTATCAACAGCCTATCATCCTCAAACCAATGGGCAAGCTGAGAGTAGCAACAAAGAAATTAAGggaattttagagaaaattgtcAAGCCTAATAGGAAAGATTGGAGCCAAAGATTAAATGAAGCATTGTGGGCTGTTCTAACAGCCTACAAAACTCCAATAGGGATGTCGCCTTATAGGGTtgtctttggaaaggcatgtcatctTCCCGTAGAGGTAGAACATAGGTCATTTTAG